A region from the Nostoc punctiforme PCC 73102 genome encodes:
- a CDS encoding helix-turn-helix domain-containing protein, whose translation MPVLVKLKKTREAKGLSQNELARKTGYSLQNIQKIEQGRAASITFDALGRFCEVLECQPGDILEWRPNNIDDKTGHSSNDEVLKTASEEVEGKSESLKPTKRQAHMIVIDGNRGVT comes from the coding sequence ATGCCTGTGCTTGTAAAACTGAAAAAGACGAGAGAAGCTAAAGGCTTGTCTCAAAATGAACTAGCTAGGAAAACTGGTTACAGCTTGCAAAATATCCAAAAAATTGAACAAGGTAGAGCTGCCTCAATTACATTTGATGCCTTGGGGAGATTTTGTGAAGTACTTGAATGTCAGCCTGGAGATATTTTGGAATGGCGACCAAACAATATTGATGACAAAACTGGACACTCATCAAATGATGAGGTGTTAAAGACTGCTTCAGAGGAAGTAGAAGGGAAAAGTGAGTCCCTAAAACCAACAAAACGTCAAGCACACATGATTGTCATTGATGGTAATAGAGGTGTGACATGA
- a CDS encoding isopentenyl transferase family protein has product MKKVAVFGNTGGGKSTLSKRLSQVTGLPLHVLDKIQFESGGTQVPDEDFLSAHHQILATERWIIDGFGCMETLWLRLDKADTLVFVDLPLYLHGWWVTKRLITGYFKPPDGWPSNSPILRSSLNSYRVLWLCHKYLTPKYREYIKQAQSIKSVYHIRSTKEISQFFGLIERQTNLKDGV; this is encoded by the coding sequence ATGAAAAAAGTAGCAGTGTTTGGCAATACTGGAGGCGGTAAATCAACTTTAAGCAAGAGATTATCCCAAGTCACTGGTTTACCACTTCACGTCTTGGACAAGATTCAATTTGAATCAGGAGGAACCCAGGTTCCAGATGAAGACTTTTTAAGCGCCCATCATCAAATTTTAGCTACTGAGCGATGGATTATTGACGGGTTTGGTTGTATGGAAACCCTCTGGTTACGGCTGGACAAGGCGGATACTCTAGTTTTTGTGGATCTCCCGCTATATCTGCATGGATGGTGGGTCACTAAACGACTAATCACTGGTTATTTTAAACCCCCAGATGGCTGGCCTTCTAATAGTCCAATTTTGAGGAGTTCCCTTAATAGCTACCGTGTGCTTTGGTTATGTCACAAATATTTGACCCCAAAATATCGTGAGTATATCAAACAAGCTCAAAGCATCAAGAGTGTTTATCACATTCGCTCGACTAAAGAAATTTCACAATTTTTTGGATTAATTGAGCGTCAGACTAACTTAAAAGATGGTGTATAA
- a CDS encoding DUF1392 domain-containing protein — translation MIDYVNALKTSWYTSPPWGQKIPPVEVNLLERIYLKTTRTFGYCSGIQWRHECWLYTLICGDEIVHATEYQIIGTGQLEALTVQKPAFILGQNVILCSYGDDTKQRLILGVVLVDKFWFYLVELVSPTLTETPTILNRFSLVGEKSLVRVNA, via the coding sequence ATGATTGACTACGTTAACGCTCTGAAAACAAGTTGGTATACCTCCCCACCTTGGGGTCAAAAAATTCCGCCTGTTGAGGTCAATTTATTAGAAAGGATCTACCTGAAAACCACAAGAACATTTGGTTACTGTTCTGGTATCCAGTGGAGACATGAATGCTGGCTTTATACACTCATCTGTGGTGATGAAATTGTCCACGCTACAGAATATCAAATCATTGGGACTGGTCAATTAGAAGCTCTCACGGTGCAAAAACCTGCTTTCATTTTAGGGCAGAATGTAATCCTTTGTTCTTATGGGGACGACACAAAACAACGACTGATTCTAGGGGTTGTACTTGTGGATAAGTTTTGGTTTTACCTTGTCGAATTGGTATCACCAACATTGACCGAAACACCGACTATACTTAATCGCTTCTCATTGGTTGGCGAAAAAAGTTTGGTGCGCGTGAATGCCTGA
- a CDS encoding AAA family ATPase — protein MSDWLIFQGTDSPHDGIKNLPKPPKWREFGDAKEKERGQTFQVRRNEIELVNAALYLRRPLLVTGKPGTGKTSLAYKVADELQLGSVLQWPITTRSTLQEGLYRYDAIARLQDSQGKDNTKNIGKYIQLGPLGTALLPSSHPHVLLIDEIDKSDIDLPNDLLNIFEEGEFEIPELARLPQEYQTVQVRTYDGNVATINKGRVRCTQFPFVLLTSNGEREFPPAFLRRCLRLTMENPDEAALKRIVQAHLGEEIMSEAEVLISEFVKRRDRSDAGDLATDQLLNAIYLVTRERSPAGDDKERLLNALMKYLTSAEDI, from the coding sequence ATGAGCGATTGGCTGATTTTCCAAGGTACAGACTCACCACATGATGGAATCAAGAATCTTCCAAAACCACCAAAATGGCGTGAGTTTGGGGATGCCAAGGAGAAGGAGCGTGGACAAACCTTTCAAGTTCGTCGTAATGAAATTGAGCTTGTAAATGCAGCACTTTACCTGCGCCGTCCTTTGCTGGTGACTGGAAAACCGGGGACTGGTAAAACCTCTCTTGCTTACAAAGTTGCTGACGAACTCCAACTAGGTTCTGTACTGCAATGGCCCATCACCACCCGCTCAACTCTGCAAGAAGGGCTTTACCGCTATGATGCGATCGCTCGTCTACAAGATTCTCAAGGCAAGGATAATACCAAAAATATTGGTAAATATATTCAACTTGGCCCTTTGGGAACAGCACTTTTACCATCATCTCATCCTCATGTTTTGCTAATCGATGAAATTGATAAAAGTGACATTGATTTACCGAATGATTTACTCAATATATTTGAGGAAGGTGAATTTGAAATACCCGAATTAGCCAGATTACCCCAAGAATACCAGACGGTACAAGTACGCACTTATGATGGTAATGTTGCCACTATCAATAAAGGACGGGTGCGTTGTACTCAATTTCCTTTTGTGCTATTAACTAGCAATGGAGAAAGGGAATTTCCTCCAGCATTTTTACGGAGGTGTCTGCGCTTGACAATGGAAAACCCCGATGAAGCAGCATTAAAAAGAATTGTGCAAGCACATTTAGGGGAAGAGATAATGTCAGAAGCAGAGGTCTTAATTAGTGAATTTGTAAAGCGTCGAGACAGAAGCGATGCAGGCGATTTAGCAACAGATCAGTTGCTTAATGCTATTTATTTAGTAACCCGTGAAAGGAGTCCTGCCGGGGATGATAAAGAACGACTCCTCAATGCACTAATGAAATATCTCACAAGCGCAGAGGATATATGA
- a CDS encoding GNAT family N-acetyltransferase, which yields MEIRFLNTQDVVVYRELRLQALKDSPTAFGSSYEEESCFSLPDFAARLRPHNDPANSIFGAFGNTDKLIGMLGFSRENRLKRFHIGSLWSMYVLPENRGQGVGAALLDRVLSHARCLSGLRQISLTVTTNNLPACSLYQSRGFERFGKEHNALFINGTYFDEEHLVLYFNHDV from the coding sequence ATGGAAATCCGATTTTTAAACACCCAGGATGTCGTCGTTTACCGCGAACTACGTCTGCAAGCATTAAAAGACTCACCCACGGCTTTTGGTTCCAGTTATGAGGAGGAATCGTGTTTTTCTTTGCCCGACTTTGCTGCCAGACTTCGCCCTCACAATGATCCTGCCAACAGTATTTTCGGTGCTTTTGGCAACACAGACAAACTTATTGGTATGCTCGGCTTCTCACGTGAGAACCGTTTGAAGCGTTTTCACATTGGTTCTCTGTGGAGTATGTATGTTTTGCCTGAGAATAGAGGGCAAGGCGTTGGAGCCGCGCTTCTTGATCGGGTATTATCCCATGCTCGATGCCTTAGTGGTCTGCGACAGATTTCCCTCACGGTCACTACAAACAATTTACCAGCCTGCTCTCTTTATCAGTCACGGGGTTTTGAGCGTTTTGGCAAAGAGCATAATGCTTTGTTTATTAATGGTACATATTTCGATGAGGAGCATCTGGTACTATACTTCAACCATGATGTCTAA
- a CDS encoding KilA-N domain-containing protein, which translates to MNYVDTLMAQLRNSANAPRWRNRKIQYPKGLCECNPDVRGKWETLGTLQRKSTKAYWLELSNDIGIPISSLIIEVEGRGSIQGTWVYPEVAIDLAQWVSIPFRIWANRTLMKVMFSSEVEQEPIPEQEKPLKALAPSHEAAQLALLVGEFAGLEKSLTAQLAVNAATKVNPALKPAADELKTAIAITNVSDDAYLKPTDIGKKVGMSAVAVNNRLVHAGLQYRTDDKKIPYRPTESGKEWGRMVSAVAKGSNQTVFQLRWLPTITQLFNERN; encoded by the coding sequence ATGAATTATGTTGACACACTTATGGCGCAACTCAGAAATTCAGCAAATGCCCCAAGATGGAGAAATAGGAAAATACAGTATCCCAAAGGGCTATGTGAATGCAACCCAGATGTGCGCGGCAAATGGGAAACTTTGGGGACATTACAAAGAAAATCTACAAAAGCTTACTGGTTAGAGCTTTCTAACGACATCGGAATCCCGATATCGTCACTGATAATCGAAGTTGAAGGACGTGGAAGTATCCAAGGGACTTGGGTATATCCAGAGGTAGCAATCGATTTAGCTCAGTGGGTATCAATTCCATTTCGCATCTGGGCAAACAGAACCCTAATGAAGGTAATGTTCTCCAGTGAAGTAGAGCAAGAACCAATACCAGAGCAAGAGAAACCGCTAAAAGCATTAGCCCCATCCCATGAAGCTGCACAGTTAGCCCTGCTGGTGGGTGAATTTGCCGGATTAGAGAAATCCCTTACCGCGCAGTTAGCTGTTAACGCTGCCACTAAAGTCAACCCCGCACTCAAGCCAGCAGCCGATGAACTCAAGACTGCGATCGCAATTACCAATGTCAGCGATGACGCATATCTCAAGCCTACAGATATTGGCAAGAAAGTTGGAATGAGTGCGGTAGCTGTAAACAACCGGTTAGTCCATGCGGGTTTACAGTACCGTACTGATGACAAGAAAATTCCATATCGCCCAACCGAATCAGGTAAGGAATGGGGACGGATGGTTTCAGCAGTAGCCAAAGGTTCAAACCAGACTGTGTTTCAACTGCGGTGGCTGCCAACCATTACACAATTATTTAATGAACGCAACTGA